A stretch of DNA from Dehalobacterium formicoaceticum:
GATTTCATAATGCTTTCGGCGGTCTCCACTTTAATAGAACTGCTTTCACCATAGTTGTATTTTTCGCATTTATCAGCTAAAAGTTTAAGGCAATTGAGCTGGATGCTTTCTGCATCAGAATCCCGGAGCATTCCCGCCTTATATCCCTCTTCTAGCAGTGATGTAAAAAAGGTTTCTCCTGTCAGGTTATTAATGTTAATGGTATGCCGTTTTTTTATCTTATTCATCTTCATATTCATCATACTCCTCCCCCTCAACCAACTCGTCATCTAACATATTCTCCGTATCATGCAGATCGCGGCCATAGCGTAAGCTCCGCGCCATGTTATTAAGCTCACGTCCCGCAAGAAGCTCCAGGGACCCCTGGCAGGTGCCGTCAAAACTATTTTTCATGAATTTTATCAAGTCGTCATCACTTATCAGGTCCAGGGTTTCGTTTTTGTAATAATAGAACATTTCCGTCAGATCATGTAGTGTTTCGGTGTAATTATGCTTGGAGACATAGGGTGAGTGACAAAATGCCCTGATGATTTTTTCGATGACACCCCCTCCAAATTCAATGCGGCCGGAGCCTTTTAGTGCCAGGGTACGCGTCTCAACCAGTTCAACCGCATCAAAGTGGGAGAGAGTCAAGCCAAACTGCCGGGTATATTCGTTTGATTTTTCAATTTCCGCCACTGCCAGTTTCTGAGTAAGGGATGAAGGGAAACTCATGTGCTCAATTGCCAAGTGCATTCACCTCCAGATAATTTTCACAAAAAAATTCACCAAATCCATTGACAGAACCATGAAAACATGCTAGAATATAGTTGAGTTAATATATTAAATGGTAAATTGGGTTTCTTATAATTATATCATTCTTGGAAAAAAAATCAATGAAAAACTATTATTAAGATGACTTTTTTGAATTCATGACTTATAACTAAAACGCCGATAGTCTTTACGAGGAAAGGACTATCGGCGTTTTCATTTGATGATTTATTAAGGACAAACCAGGGATGGTTCTCATGCTTCTAAAATATGCCGTCGAAAAAATTATACTTTTCGATGGCATTTTATTGGAACATTTTTGGCAGAAACAGGGTCAATATAATATTGGATGCTTAACTTGAATTGATAAATTGGGGGGTGGAATACATGCCGGAGCGTTGCCTTGAGGGCTAATCTAAAAAGCAACGCAAAAGGAATGTGCGTGATTGTGAAAAAAGTATGGAATTTATGGAATTTACTGATACCGCTGATGATTTTAGGCCTGTTATTTTATTTCTATCAACAGCGTGATTCAGACCCAAGGAACCAATCAGAATCAATAGGAAACTATGAGCAAAATAGTTCAAAAAACATAGGGGCTTCGGAACAGAGCCTAATTAATCTGGAGGGTAATAGCGTCAGGGAAAGAATAACCCCACCGGAAGGTTTTATCAGAATGGAAATGGAGCAAGATTCTTTTGGTGCGTATTTGCAGAATCTTCCCTTAAAACCCCATGGTGCACGGGTACTCTATTTTGATGGGCGGGAAAAAACAAAAGATGTCTATGCGGCAGTGGTGGATATGGAGATTGGGGAGCGGGATTTGCAGCAGTGTGCAGATGCTGTGATCAGGCTGCGGGCCGAGTATTTGTATCAGCAAGAGATGTACGACAAAATCCGTTTTAGTTTTGTGAGCGGTTTTTCCGCCGACTATAGCACCTGGATGCAGGGTAACCGCATTAACGTAAATGGCAGCCAGGTAACTTGGGTCAAGCAAGCGGAGTATAACAAGGATTATGCGAGTTTTAGAAAGTATTTGGATATGGTCTTTGCTTATGCCGGCACCGCTTCGCTGGCCAAAGAATTAAACCCGATCCTAGTGGCAGAAATGAGGATTGGGGATGTCTTTATCGTAGGGGGCAGCCCGGGACATTGTGTAATCATTGTTGATATGGCAGAAAACAGGTCAACAGGTGAAAAACTATTTCTGCTGGCCCAAAGTTATATGCCGGCTCAGGATATCCAGATTTTGAAAAATCCTCGGAACTCGAGTATAAGTCCGTGGTATGATCTTGATTTTGGTGAAACATTAATTACTCCCGAATGGCAATTTGATCAAGAGTATTTAATGAGGTTTTAATAGCTTATCCGTGCCAAGGCTCGATATTTACTATTACTACATTAATAAGGACGGTTTAGAGAAAGGGTGATGATGCGGCATCGGTTGACTGGAACCTAGTCCCTTCCGAGAGCGCGCAGCTGGACTTTAATAATTTGGAATATGCCTATCAGTGGGAGTTTTATACTCAGCAAATCAGAGATGGGAAAACGGACATTTCCGAAGGTACCCAAAGATTTTTCAACGATTACTTTAGAACAAATAGCATGGAACTTAGGTGTTTGCCTGTTTTTGCCCGAGGCAAAAATTCGATTTGGGATGACCTAACTCAATTTGTCGTATTTAATGCACCCCATTCATGGAACAATGGTTCCATGCCCAAAGAACAATTCGCTGAGACGGTAACAAAATACTTCGGCGACATAAGCTATATCCATAAATCCTCAGGAAATGTTGAGTATCATGATGGCTTGTACACAGCATCAGGCATGAGCTTGCATGGTTTTTATATCTATGAACTAAAGAACCTGGAAAAAGGACAAACCCCAGAAGGAAAAGAGAGCTGGAAAGCGCAGATAACCGGGTATTATTTCCATGAGTTGGATGGAGATCCTTATGATTCTTCCTCGTCAAAAAATACCCAGGCTGTGTATCAAGAAATGAAAAAAGATGGGTATCAAGGGCTAAGCTTTTGGCAAGCTTGTGACCGCCTGGTGTGGAATAATCCTGATACAGTATTAGACCCCGCAGTAGAGTGGCAGGCTGAATTTATCGTAAACGATCCGCTGGATGATATTTATTTTACCTATCTATCCTGTACGAAAAAGAGCTTAGAAAACCTTTAAATAGAAAACCTTTAAATATTAAACCTTTAAGAAGAAAATCTTTAAGAAGAAAACCTGCGATAGGGAGGGGCAATCATGGCAAAGTATGAAACAACGATAAACGGTCAATTCGAGGACGTGCTCAATCATTTAGAAAACGATATTAGCAATAGCGCAATGACCATGAATTTAGTTGATGGAAGCGACTATACCTTCAAAGATACAAAAATTGCAGTTCGGGTATATGATAAATATTTTATGCGAAACGGGAATCGGGCATGTTTAAGCCTCACAGTAGTAAGCCATGGCAGTGAGATTTTTATTTCCGCAATCGGTGCCGGCGGAGGACAAGGAATTATTTTCAACTTCAGTCTTGGTGCCGAAGATAATATGGTGGCAATAGTACAAGAAAGCATAGAGCAATGGAATAATTTTTAAAATGAAGTAAAATATTTCCTGGGGTGGCAAAAATGAAACAGATTTAATAGCACAGAAAGGATCAGATTTAAAAGCGTACATTAAAAAAATAACTTTGGGAGACGCTATTGATAAGGTGACGGTATATGATGAAGCAACGGATATGATCATCATCCGTGACAAGACGGCGGAAGCTTTCGAATATAATGATGGAAGCTTAAAAGACCTTAAATGGTTGATTCAAGACCAACCAATTTTCTATAAAGATAGTGCTTTTATTTTTTTAGACCGTAAGGATGGCATTTATTTACGGGATATGGATAGCCGGACAGAAAAAAACTGGATGGTGAGGATAGCCATGTATGGAAGAAAATCAGGGTTGATGGGGTAAATTATTATCTTTGCCATAATGGGGGAGCCTTGAAAGGGGCGCAATATCTATATGCGGTAAAAGATAAGCAGGTGAAACTGTTGATGAGCGGGGATATAGTTGATTTTATCATATCTAAAGGGAATCTTTATCTGTTAACAGACGAGTTTGCGGATTATTTTTCCGAACCCAGTCATACCACTTATGAGGGAAACCTTTATACGGTACCGCTAAAAGATGCTAATGATGACTGGAGCCGGTTGAAGCATTTGGGGACACCAGGCTATTTTTATGGTTATCAGGTCAAGCTTTCCCGCTATGAAAAAGATGTTTTGATGGTATGGCAGTATTTTGATGCCCCCATTTGGGAGATTAAGGAGGGGGGGATCATTACCCGGGGCGTAGACCTTCGCACCAGGACGCCGGAAAAAACATTGGGTTATTATAAAGTACCATTAGATGGATCATCCCATGAAAAGATCCGTGATCTGACTAAGGAAGAATATCCAGAGCTTGAAGAATGATTATAACTCCACCTTTTTAATAAGGGAATGAATTGTCGCTTTTCACTTTGTTCTTGCTGCAGCTTTATTTCTAGCAAGGCAGGCAAAATTAATTTATTTTCATTGTAATTAATCAGGGGTTACCGGTACTAATTAAGTAGAAGGATTAATATAGCTTCTCGCAATTAAAAGGGGGGTAATGTCTTAACTGGATAATATTAACTGGGGATTATGTTGACGAAGGGATCCTGGGGCTTCATCAGAATTCAATCTTAAAAATGAGCATACCAAAAAAGCCTTACTGCACCCGTTTTTTAAAGGAGGCTCTAGGATTTATCATTTTCTTGTGGTAAATAACTAAGCAATCTGAAATAAAATGATTCGCATTAACCCCTCAAGTTCTTCCTTTCGGTGAGTGTACCATGCATCAATGTGCTGACACATCATGATGCCATAAATGCGTATGTACCACATCTTGGTAGAACGGTGACGACCATCTTCCAAATGATAATCAACTTAGAACAATTTTTTCGTTAGTATACCCGATAAACATGGATTTGCATATATTTCAGACATTGAAGTCAGAAAGTAATTAAATATGGAGACCATGGGGACGGTTCTTGCGGTTTACAGCAAAATTCCTTGTATGATAAGATATTTTGGGGTGATTGAATAATGCCAAGGACTGGAAGAATAAAGAGTAAAAGCGGTATATATCATATCGTAATGAGGGGTATCAATAAGCAAACCATCTTTGAAGAGGAAGATGACTCATTAATTTTTCTGGAAACGCTAAAAAAATATCAAGAAAAAACGGCTATAAAATATATGGATATTGCTTAATAGGAAATCATATTCATCTGCTGATTAAGGAAGAAAAAGAAGCTCTGGAAATAATAATGCGTCGCATAGGAGCAAGTTACGTGTACTGGTATAATCTAAAATATAATCGGTACGGGCATTTATTTCAGGATAGATATAAAAGTGAAGTGGTGGAAGATGAGAGCTATTTTTTAACTGTATTAAGATATATACACCAAAACCCGGTAAAAGCAGGAATAGTAGCTGATGCTGCAAATTATAATTGGAGCAGTTATAATGAATATG
This window harbors:
- a CDS encoding DUF6323 family protein, encoding MAIEHMSFPSSLTQKLAVAEIEKSNEYTRQFGLTLSHFDAVELVETRTLALKGSGRIEFGGGVIEKIIRAFCHSPYVSKHNYTETLHDLTEMFYYYKNETLDLISDDDLIKFMKNSFDGTCQGSLELLAGRELNNMARSLRYGRDLHDTENMLDDELVEGEEYDEYEDE
- a CDS encoding DUF4846 domain-containing protein, which gives rise to MRANLKSNAKGMCVIVKKVWNLWNLLIPLMILGLLFYFYQQRDSDPRNQSESIGNYEQNSSKNIGASEQSLINLEGNSVRERITPPEGFIRMEMEQDSFGAYLQNLPLKPHGARVLYFDGREKTKDVYAAVVDMEIGERDLQQCADAVIRLRAEYLYQQEMYDKIRFSFVSGFSADYSTWMQGNRINVNGSQVTWVKQAEYNKDYASFRKYLDMVFAYAGTASLAKELNPILVAEMRIGDVFIVGGSPGHCVIIVDMAENRSTGEKLFLLAQSYMPAQDIQILKNPRNSSISPWYDLDFGETLITPEWQFDQEYLMRF
- a CDS encoding DUF6054 family protein; the protein is MAKYETTINGQFEDVLNHLENDISNSAMTMNLVDGSDYTFKDTKIAVRVYDKYFMRNGNRACLSLTVVSHGSEIFISAIGAGGGQGIIFNFSLGAEDNMVAIVQESIEQWNNF